The DNA window TCCCGAGTGAGTTCCCTGCCGTTGATTCGCAGAGTCAGCGTGAGAGGATGTTCGAGCACGTTTCTCTCCTGCGGAGTGTTCTCGTCGGCGGCGGTCGCATTTGTGGGCAGGCAGGATGCACCGGCGAGCGTCCCTACACCTTTGAGAAATTGACGACGACCAAGCCCGGCGGAATTGTTGCTGTCTGCGTGATGATTCATCCGAGACCTCGCTGTCTGCTGGAGTGGACCGCTTAACCATGTGTCGTCACATGACGGACTGTCCGCCCGAAATGCTTTGCGCTGAGACGGACGCAACGATTGCACTTCCGAGCGAGCTGCTCGAAGAGAAGAGCGGCTCTCTCGATATTAAGCGAGCAATTGAGACAGGAAAGACCAGTTTGGCGAGAATTCCGCGAAGACGACCAGTTGGTGCGCGAGCGGGAGCTGCGAACTGGTGAGGCCGTTATTGTCCCGTCTGCTTCACGCGTGACGTGATCTCGTTGTACAACGACTCCGGAAGCGGGCCTTTTTCGACGGCCTGCTGATTCTCAGCGAGGTGTGCCGGGTTGCAGGTTCCGACAATGGTCGTATCGCAATGCGGATGCGAAATGGTATAGCGCAGAATCAGTTCGGCTCGATTCATTCCCTCCGTCAGGAGTTCGTCGAGTCCAGCTGTATTCCAAATCGCATTGAGCTTGTCTCGCTGGATCTCGGCGTCGGGGCCTCCGTGGGCAATGCCTCCTCGAATAATGATCCCCGCCCCGGTCGCGGCAGCCTGGGTAATCAGATCGTGATGAGCCCGGTTCAGACACGAGTAGGGAATCTGGAATGTGTCGAAGACGTCGAGTTCGATCAGCGCCGGCAGCTCCGGGAGAGAAGTCGAGACGCCGAAGAAGCGGATTCTCCCCTGTTGCTGGAAGTCTCTGAGCAGATCGACCAGCCCTGCCTCGACCAGCGTGTGGGCGTCGCCGCCGTGAAACTGCATGAGATCGATATGGTCCGTCTGCAGGTTACGCAGGCTCTGCTCAAGGTTGTTCTTGATCACCTCAGCCGTCCACGTGTGACGGATCTCAAGTTGGTCGTCGTGCTGAACGGGATCGCAGCCACATTTGGTCGCCAGGTAGAATTCGTCGCGACGTTTGCTTAGTGCCCGTCCGATCCGCTCCTCAGCGACCCCATAGTCGGGAGCGGTATCGATGAAATTGATCCCGGAGTCGAGCACTTCATTCAGAAACCGATCGGCTTCCGCATCGCTGACGACACGGACGCCCCACGTTCGTGGCCCGCGGAGTCCCATGCTCCCGTAGCCAAGCTGCGTCACCTGCAGTCCGGTTCGCCCCAGTGTGCGTTTACGCATTGTTCTGATCTCCTGGCTTCAGTATGGTCTACTCGCTCTGATTCTCCAGATGCCAATCGGGGCCGTCGGCCATAATGCTTGCGTTAATCTCCAGGAGTTTCTTCCTGAGCTTCTCAGTCAACTCTGGTCGACTGGCCGCCAGGTCCTGCTTCTGCTGAGGATCCTTCACGAGATCGTACAGTCGAAAGTTGGTGTAGCTGCCGCTTTTGATCTGAGGGATCCAGGCTTCCTCAAACATATTGCTGGTC is part of the Rubinisphaera margarita genome and encodes:
- a CDS encoding aldo/keto reductase: MRKRTLGRTGLQVTQLGYGSMGLRGPRTWGVRVVSDAEADRFLNEVLDSGINFIDTAPDYGVAEERIGRALSKRRDEFYLATKCGCDPVQHDDQLEIRHTWTAEVIKNNLEQSLRNLQTDHIDLMQFHGGDAHTLVEAGLVDLLRDFQQQGRIRFFGVSTSLPELPALIELDVFDTFQIPYSCLNRAHHDLITQAAATGAGIIIRGGIAHGGPDAEIQRDKLNAIWNTAGLDELLTEGMNRAELILRYTISHPHCDTTIVGTCNPAHLAENQQAVEKGPLPESLYNEITSRVKQTGQ